A window from Candidatus Eremiobacterota bacterium encodes these proteins:
- a CDS encoding histone deacetylase, whose amino-acid sequence MLKSPKKMALVFFPAYDWAISPTHPEREERLLYTQDQIAEEGLLDIEGIREYRPDIAVERDVERVHFCVPDVKSRTTESHMISAGGAIKAAKLVLSHEADCAFALVRPPGHHSMRVVHGNRGFCNINIEAIMIEYIRDAFGVDRVAVVDTDCHHGDGTQDIYWHDPDTLFISLHQDGRTLYPGSGFIDELGGLGAYGTTLNVPLPPFTSDDGYLYVMDHLVLPVLEEFRPEIIVNSAGQDNHYSDPITNMMLTAQGYAELNRKLSPHIAVLEGGYSIEGALPYVNTGIILAMAGMDFSHVKEPDRDLQSFKPQREIMDYCRELCGKLTVLWEHRRENAVRLRGVNRYDEQARTIFYDTDGITEYQQERLRLCGDCPGSWVIDSSSAETGYRIRAVHVPRKSCPDCRKEALGHFQGASKSDFDRVFLQDRQDKIFETR is encoded by the coding sequence GAGAGGAGCGCCTCCTCTACACCCAGGACCAGATAGCCGAGGAAGGCCTCCTGGACATCGAGGGGATCAGGGAATACCGGCCCGACATCGCCGTGGAACGGGACGTGGAGCGTGTCCATTTCTGCGTGCCCGATGTAAAGAGCAGGACCACGGAGTCCCACATGATCTCCGCAGGCGGCGCCATCAAGGCGGCAAAGCTTGTATTGAGCCACGAGGCTGACTGTGCCTTTGCCCTGGTGCGTCCCCCGGGGCACCACTCAATGCGCGTCGTCCACGGGAACAGGGGCTTCTGCAACATCAACATTGAAGCCATCATGATAGAGTATATCCGCGATGCCTTCGGCGTGGACAGGGTCGCCGTCGTGGACACGGACTGCCACCACGGCGACGGCACCCAGGACATCTACTGGCATGATCCCGACACCCTTTTCATCTCTCTCCACCAGGACGGGAGAACCCTCTACCCGGGGTCAGGCTTCATCGACGAGCTTGGCGGCCTGGGCGCCTATGGCACAACCCTCAACGTGCCCCTCCCCCCCTTTACGTCCGACGACGGTTACCTCTACGTGATGGATCACCTGGTATTGCCCGTCCTTGAGGAATTCAGGCCCGAGATCATTGTCAACTCAGCGGGGCAGGACAACCATTACTCCGATCCCATCACGAACATGATGCTCACGGCACAGGGCTACGCGGAGCTGAACAGAAAGCTATCCCCCCACATCGCCGTGCTGGAGGGGGGCTATTCCATCGAGGGAGCCCTCCCTTACGTAAATACGGGGATTATCCTCGCCATGGCGGGGATGGACTTCTCTCATGTGAAGGAGCCTGACAGGGACCTGCAGTCCTTCAAGCCCCAGAGAGAAATCATGGACTACTGCAGGGAGCTCTGCGGGAAACTGACGGTCCTCTGGGAGCACCGCAGGGAAAATGCGGTGAGGCTCCGGGGCGTAAACCGTTATGATGAGCAGGCCCGCACCATATTCTACGACACCGACGGCATCACTGAATATCAGCAGGAAAGACTGCGCCTCTGCGGAGACTGCCCGGGGTCCTGGGTCATAGACTCGTCGTCTGCCGAAACCGGGTACCGTATCCGCGCCGTGCACGTCCCGCGCAAATCCTGCCCCGACTGCAGGAAAGAGGCTCTCGGACATTTCCAGGGTGCTTCGAAGAGTGACTTCGACAGGGTCTTCCTCCAGGACCGCCAGGATAAAATCTTTGAAACCAGGTGA
- a CDS encoding DUF2330 domain-containing protein, whose amino-acid sequence MKKSFLVPFTAVMIFSLSCIVLVTALCGPASADRGSFVLRPPTMKENIDVFDAGQKAIICWRNGEELMILSTDKYASAKSKVLEFMPLPSKPSRVEEAKEEVFQGIARLISNHRPAVPEGKSPGRALESAQKDSSHEPSVEIVFHKKIGAHDINIAKINHLDGFGEWVKKFYTMNQLQYMPEDVARLHPLVKDYLDRGYSYYVFDVIELTTEKRSIAPILYQFKSPSLYFPLKVTTLSEGDTDVALYLFTPSRTDIWGTGTGFKSGFYTFSGKADYAHPIKFQVSPLEIKAVSDEIVKFMAPGYTGEKAPGKPQTATYGDDEAMKRITREDKERPWFSTAKFTGSTKKLTRDFLLKPRSR is encoded by the coding sequence ATGAAAAAGAGCTTTCTTGTTCCATTCACTGCAGTGATGATTTTCAGCCTTTCATGTATAGTGCTTGTCACCGCGTTATGCGGCCCTGCCTCTGCCGACCGCGGCTCCTTTGTGCTGAGGCCGCCGACGATGAAGGAGAACATCGATGTCTTCGATGCGGGCCAGAAGGCCATAATATGCTGGAGAAACGGCGAGGAGCTCATGATCCTCTCTACCGACAAATATGCAAGCGCCAAGTCAAAGGTGCTTGAGTTCATGCCCCTCCCCTCGAAGCCGTCGCGCGTCGAGGAGGCAAAGGAGGAGGTTTTCCAGGGGATAGCCCGCCTTATCTCAAACCATCGCCCGGCAGTTCCAGAAGGGAAGTCCCCTGGCCGTGCACTTGAAAGTGCACAGAAAGATTCATCCCATGAGCCTTCCGTGGAAATTGTCTTTCACAAGAAGATCGGAGCCCACGACATCAATATCGCAAAAATCAATCATCTTGACGGCTTTGGCGAGTGGGTCAAAAAGTTTTACACGATGAATCAGCTCCAGTATATGCCGGAAGACGTGGCGCGCCTGCATCCCCTTGTAAAAGACTACCTTGACCGGGGCTATTCCTATTATGTCTTTGACGTGATAGAGCTCACCACGGAAAAGCGCTCCATCGCCCCTATCCTGTATCAGTTCAAGAGCCCCTCCCTCTACTTCCCCCTGAAGGTCACCACCCTCTCCGAAGGCGACACCGACGTGGCCCTCTACCTCTTCACCCCTTCCAGGACCGACATCTGGGGCACCGGTACAGGCTTCAAATCAGGATTTTACACCTTCTCCGGGAAGGCGGATTATGCCCATCCCATCAAGTTCCAGGTGAGCCCCTTGGAGATAAAGGCCGTATCCGATGAGATAGTGAAATTCATGGCGCCCGGCTATACCGGCGAGAAGGCGCCGGGAAAGCCGCAGACGGCGACCTACGGTGATGACGAAGCCATGAAGAGAATAACCCGTGAAGATAAGGAGCGCCCCTGGTTCTCGACGGCAAAGTTCACCGGCTCGACCAAGAAGCTCACCAGGGATTTCCTGCTGAAGCCTCGCAGCAGATAG